A single window of Rhizobium sp. SL42 DNA harbors:
- the omp10 gene encoding outer membrane lipoprotein Omp10: MQLKSLVAIAACAMALSSCYSSGPRPLPTVRQGPTVEGAWADPNGIVSTFQGGTFTTRTTDTNQVLASGTYTLQSDRLVEINMTSLVRNTQQKVNCALVTPNQLNCTSDSGAQFSLARRA; this comes from the coding sequence ATGCAACTGAAGTCACTGGTGGCAATCGCGGCATGTGCAATGGCGCTTTCCTCCTGCTATTCCAGCGGCCCGCGCCCGCTGCCGACCGTGAGACAGGGCCCGACGGTGGAAGGCGCCTGGGCCGATCCGAACGGCATCGTCTCGACCTTCCAGGGCGGCACATTCACCACCCGCACCACCGACACCAACCAGGTACTCGCCTCCGGCACCTACACATTGCAGTCCGACCGCCTGGTCGAGATCAATATGACCTCGCTGGTGCGCAACACGCAGCAGAAGGTCAATTGCGCCCTGGTGACGCCGAACCAGTTGAACTGCACATCCGACAGCGGCGCGCAGTTCTCGCTGGCACGCCGAGCTTGA
- a CDS encoding aminotransferase class IV family protein, with translation MDFSLIETMRWQPVEGFLRIDQHLRRLTRSADALGFRAPQNPLAMLKSEVAADHPLRVRLVMSFRGKMEVTTTPYEAEPEEKVWKLRIAKTRLNSEDALFRHKTSRRDPYEAARAEFTREEADEVLLLNERGEVCEGTITNLFAEAADGNLLTPPLASGLLPGVLRAELIRERRAKSEVLKPEDLKYRKLFVGNSLRGLLPAELVED, from the coding sequence ATGGATTTCTCGCTGATAGAAACAATGCGCTGGCAGCCGGTCGAAGGTTTTCTTCGCATCGACCAGCATCTGCGCCGCCTCACCCGCTCTGCCGATGCGCTGGGCTTTCGCGCACCGCAGAACCCGCTTGCCATGCTCAAAAGCGAGGTCGCGGCCGACCATCCGCTGCGGGTTCGCCTCGTCATGTCCTTCCGCGGCAAGATGGAGGTAACCACCACCCCATATGAGGCGGAACCGGAGGAAAAGGTCTGGAAACTCCGGATCGCCAAGACCCGGCTGAATTCCGAGGATGCCCTTTTCCGCCACAAGACCTCGCGTCGCGATCCTTACGAGGCCGCACGCGCCGAATTCACGCGTGAAGAAGCAGACGAAGTCCTTCTTCTCAACGAACGCGGCGAGGTATGCGAAGGCACGATCACAAATCTCTTCGCCGAGGCTGCCGATGGCAACCTGCTCACACCGCCACTGGCCAGCGGCCTTCTCCCTGGCGTGCTGCGCGCCGAACTGATCCGCGAGCGCCGGGCCAAAAGCGAAGTGCTCAAACCCGAAGACCTGAAATACCGCAAGCTGTTCGTCGGCAATTCGCTGCGCGGCCTGTTGCCGGCCGAACTGGTTGAAGACTAG
- a CDS encoding heme-dependent oxidative N-demethylase family protein: protein MTAFVHTPYATASRPFTIGLSSLDPTRWITPDNDLTHYLDEKRRLATTRRDDIFRATADSLPTQHECLGLIVDHLETHHPHLCRREGNTFHIGGHKIDLEDETVPPLMRAGFLVQDDLVIMKRREAGWYMAAAHLSFPSSWSLAEKFDRPMEQIHAHVPGFQDGTRNAAMINRIFDNLLADQPAERFNWSINWRQKLHHPETGRNDAATPDEAVIRVERQTLTKLPGTGDIVFTIRIYLDPVAVFENHPEGARLASALAEQLDALTPEQAAYKGVDVQRRRLGNYLRDRHFAKNSA from the coding sequence ATGACCGCCTTCGTCCATACCCCCTATGCAACAGCATCCCGCCCCTTCACCATCGGCCTTTCGTCGCTCGACCCCACACGCTGGATCACTCCAGACAATGATCTGACGCACTACCTCGATGAGAAGCGACGCCTCGCCACTACCCGTCGAGACGACATTTTCCGCGCAACCGCAGACAGCCTGCCGACCCAGCACGAATGCCTTGGCCTGATCGTCGATCATCTCGAAACCCACCATCCGCATCTCTGTCGGCGCGAAGGCAACACCTTCCACATCGGCGGTCACAAAATCGACCTCGAAGACGAAACCGTTCCACCCCTCATGCGCGCCGGATTTCTCGTCCAGGACGATCTGGTCATCATGAAGCGGCGCGAGGCGGGCTGGTACATGGCGGCCGCTCATCTTTCCTTTCCCTCCTCTTGGTCGCTCGCCGAGAAATTCGACCGCCCGATGGAGCAGATCCATGCCCATGTCCCGGGTTTTCAGGATGGAACCCGCAATGCGGCCATGATCAACCGCATCTTCGACAACCTGCTTGCCGACCAGCCGGCGGAGCGTTTCAACTGGTCGATCAACTGGCGGCAAAAACTTCATCACCCAGAAACCGGCCGCAACGACGCGGCCACTCCCGATGAAGCCGTGATCCGTGTCGAGCGCCAGACGCTGACGAAGCTGCCTGGGACCGGTGATATCGTCTTCACCATCCGCATCTATCTCGATCCGGTGGCCGTCTTCGAAAACCACCCCGAAGGTGCGCGTCTGGCCAGCGCTCTTGCCGAGCAGCTCGACGCCCTGACGCCGGAGCAGGCGGCCTACAAAGGGGTCGACGTTCAACGCAGGCGCCTCGGCAATTACCTGCGCGATCGGCATTTTGCGAAAAATTCCGCCTGA
- a CDS encoding YciI family protein → MFILSLTYVKPQEEADRLMEPHMAWVNGGYDRGMFLASGRKVPRTGGVILANGERSEIEAYVAADPFAIEGVAEYAISEVIVTRVAAGLEGLKSTV, encoded by the coding sequence ATGTTCATCCTCTCCCTCACCTATGTCAAACCACAGGAAGAAGCCGACCGCCTGATGGAGCCGCACATGGCCTGGGTCAATGGCGGCTATGACAGAGGCATGTTCCTCGCCTCCGGCCGCAAGGTCCCCAGAACCGGTGGTGTCATCCTGGCCAACGGCGAGCGAAGCGAAATCGAAGCCTATGTCGCCGCCGATCCGTTTGCGATCGAAGGTGTGGCGGAATATGCGATCAGCGAAGTGATCGTCACAAGGGTCGCTGCGGGGCTGGAAGGATTGAAATCAACGGTTTGA
- a CDS encoding aminodeoxychorismate synthase component I yields MGDHAPYVLFRDDPRGESLVFAEPRDLIVARTAGEVMPALARLEEARRSGKWLAGFLSYEAGFVFEVKLKSYIEDNRETPLIAMGVFDAPQPDDHPLASAPHAIPNAPLLSNPRAAWDFPTYTDRFERLHRHLRRGDCYQANLTMPITATWSGDPLAAFWSLIARQPVHYGALIDFGGPVILSRSPELFFSVDADRFIETHPMKGTAARGQTPEEDQAIIEAMMADEKTLAENRMIVDLLRNDISVISEVGTLSVPKLFAVETYPTVHQMVSHVRAKLRPEVGLPEILAALFPCGSITGAPKMWAMRILHELEAGPRDAYCGAIGYCDPAGPMRFSVAIRTLTLFNDKRAVFNVGGGIVFDSKADAEYDECLLKARFAVGNEWISR; encoded by the coding sequence ATGGGTGACCATGCCCCTTATGTGCTTTTCCGCGATGACCCACGCGGCGAGAGCCTCGTCTTTGCCGAACCGCGCGACCTGATCGTCGCGCGGACGGCAGGCGAGGTGATGCCCGCACTTGCCCGCCTGGAAGAGGCACGACGCAGCGGCAAATGGCTCGCCGGCTTCCTCTCCTACGAAGCCGGCTTCGTCTTCGAAGTTAAGCTCAAGTCCTACATCGAGGACAATCGTGAGACGCCGCTGATCGCTATGGGCGTCTTCGATGCACCACAGCCCGACGATCATCCGCTGGCGTCCGCGCCGCATGCCATTCCCAATGCGCCGCTTTTGAGCAATCCCCGCGCCGCCTGGGATTTCCCCACCTATACCGACCGTTTCGAGCGGCTGCATCGACATCTGCGTCGAGGCGATTGTTATCAGGCCAACCTGACAATGCCGATCACCGCGACCTGGTCCGGCGATCCGCTTGCCGCCTTCTGGTCGCTGATCGCCCGCCAGCCCGTACATTACGGTGCGCTGATCGATTTTGGCGGACCTGTCATTCTGTCGCGCTCGCCGGAACTCTTCTTTTCCGTCGACGCGGACCGTTTTATCGAAACCCACCCGATGAAGGGTACGGCCGCGCGTGGACAGACGCCGGAAGAAGACCAGGCGATCATCGAAGCGATGATGGCCGACGAAAAGACGCTGGCTGAGAACCGCATGATCGTCGACCTCTTGCGCAACGACATCTCGGTGATCTCGGAAGTCGGCACGCTCAGCGTTCCCAAGCTGTTTGCCGTCGAAACCTATCCGACCGTGCATCAGATGGTCAGCCATGTCCGGGCCAAACTGCGCCCCGAGGTCGGCCTGCCGGAGATCCTTGCCGCCCTTTTCCCCTGTGGCTCGATCACCGGCGCGCCGAAAATGTGGGCGATGCGCATTCTGCATGAACTGGAGGCGGGACCGCGCGATGCCTATTGCGGCGCGATCGGCTACTGCGATCCGGCCGGTCCAATGCGTTTTTCCGTTGCGATCCGCACGCTGACCCTTTTCAATGACAAAAGAGCCGTCTTCAATGTCGGCGGCGGCATCGTCTTCGATTCGAAGGCGGATGCCGAATATGACGAATGTCTTTTGAAGGCGCGCTTTGCCGTGGGGAACGAATGGATTTCTCGCTGA
- a CDS encoding DUF882 domain-containing protein, producing MLPLFAMFLISAFALAGTARTASAETRTLNIEFVHTGERASITFKRNGRYDPKGLKQLNYILRDWRRNEPTKMDPRLFDLVWEVYKRSGGKGYIKAVSGYRSPQTNAMLRSRSKGVAKESQHMRGTAMDFYIPGVPLKTIRENGVKLQAGGVGYYPNSGSPFVHLDVGGVRAWPRMNRQDLVRLFPDGKTVHLPSDGKPLPGYQQAMAEYKKRLASGNTILMAEEKSPSRSKNLLAMLFGGGDEDEEEDVSVPAERPAIARQPQREEPAPAVVTASEPVMVANALPGVEQPSLEALPVPQARPSLKEADASLAVALYQPPRNAAEDALSQVASGVPVPVEAPTSEFADLQAVKIPIPTLLGPRGMPGNAEQGVAANVMTASIDPAMTEGAVLADGMTVPVPSVRPSVAEALLASADSEVEAEVDEVEQAILSPEAAEALEKGNAEPEMAAAPVPAAYPKEMAVAKVEDAPAAQPQQPARYIEVASIDREEEAEPETQFGDMFDTPVVQADGVEAGLPTKGGRPSELEAEQARMAMTGGAKLTKSMITQWALSKDTFATVSKPVKAPRIVARSLSAPNAAIPVGFQQGATSVDPSRFGQPKS from the coding sequence ATGCTGCCGTTGTTCGCGATGTTTCTTATCAGTGCCTTCGCACTTGCTGGTACAGCGCGTACGGCTTCGGCTGAAACCCGGACGCTGAACATCGAATTCGTCCACACGGGCGAAAGGGCATCGATCACGTTCAAGCGCAACGGCCGCTACGATCCGAAGGGTCTGAAGCAACTCAACTACATTCTCCGCGACTGGCGTCGCAACGAGCCGACCAAGATGGATCCGCGTCTGTTCGATCTGGTCTGGGAAGTCTACAAGCGGTCCGGCGGCAAGGGTTATATCAAGGCAGTATCCGGCTATCGCTCGCCGCAGACCAATGCCATGCTGCGCTCCCGCTCGAAAGGCGTGGCCAAGGAAAGCCAGCACATGCGCGGCACGGCCATGGATTTCTACATTCCGGGCGTGCCGTTGAAGACGATTCGCGAGAATGGCGTGAAGCTGCAGGCCGGTGGCGTTGGCTATTATCCGAATTCCGGCTCGCCCTTCGTGCATCTGGATGTCGGCGGCGTGCGCGCATGGCCGCGGATGAACCGCCAGGATCTCGTTCGCCTGTTCCCCGATGGCAAGACGGTTCACCTTCCGTCTGATGGCAAGCCGCTGCCGGGCTATCAGCAGGCAATGGCCGAATACAAGAAGCGTCTGGCTTCGGGCAATACGATCCTGATGGCCGAAGAAAAGAGCCCGTCCCGTTCGAAGAACCTGCTCGCCATGCTGTTTGGCGGTGGCGACGAGGACGAGGAAGAAGATGTCAGCGTGCCGGCCGAACGTCCCGCGATCGCACGGCAGCCGCAGCGCGAGGAACCGGCGCCAGCCGTCGTGACCGCCTCCGAGCCGGTGATGGTCGCCAATGCCCTGCCGGGTGTCGAGCAGCCATCGCTTGAGGCGCTGCCCGTGCCGCAGGCAAGGCCATCGCTCAAAGAGGCTGATGCAAGTCTTGCCGTCGCCCTCTATCAGCCGCCGCGCAATGCAGCCGAGGACGCGCTCAGCCAGGTCGCCAGTGGCGTACCGGTTCCGGTCGAGGCCCCGACCAGCGAATTCGCGGATTTGCAGGCCGTCAAGATTCCGATTCCGACATTGCTCGGGCCGCGTGGCATGCCTGGCAACGCGGAACAGGGCGTGGCCGCAAATGTGATGACGGCCTCCATCGATCCGGCCATGACGGAGGGTGCAGTCTTGGCTGACGGCATGACGGTTCCGGTGCCGTCGGTCCGGCCATCGGTTGCCGAAGCCCTGCTCGCGAGTGCCGATTCAGAGGTTGAAGCCGAAGTCGACGAAGTCGAGCAGGCTATCTTGTCGCCGGAAGCGGCCGAGGCGCTTGAGAAGGGCAATGCTGAGCCCGAGATGGCGGCAGCCCCGGTGCCGGCGGCGTATCCCAAGGAAATGGCCGTGGCCAAGGTCGAGGATGCGCCCGCCGCGCAACCGCAGCAGCCGGCGCGCTATATCGAGGTTGCCTCGATTGATCGCGAAGAAGAGGCCGAGCCCGAGACGCAGTTTGGCGACATGTTCGACACGCCGGTCGTCCAGGCCGATGGTGTCGAGGCTGGTCTGCCGACCAAGGGTGGCCGTCCGAGCGAGCTGGAGGCCGAGCAGGCGCGCATGGCCATGACCGGCGGCGCCAAGCTGACCAAGAGCATGATCACGCAGTGGGCGCTGAGCAAGGATACGTTCGCGACCGTGAGCAAGCCGGTCAAGGCGCCACGCATCGTTGCCCGCTCGCTCAGCGCACCGAATGCGGCCATTCCGGTCGGCTTCCAGCAGGGCGCGACCTCGGTCGATCCAAGCCGTTTCGGCCAGCCCAAGTCTTAA
- a CDS encoding homospermidine synthase has protein sequence MTETSYPVYGEITGPIVMIGFGSIGRGTLPLIERHFKFDKSRMVVIDPRNDDAELLAKHGIKHIQAHVTKENYKELLKPLLKAGKGQGFCVNLSVDTGSLDLMKMCRKLDVLYIDTVVEPWLGFYFDKNMKNSERTNYALRETVRAEIKKNPGGTTAVSTCGANPGMVSWFVKQALVNVANELGVKFDEPAQDDREGWAKLMKKVGVKGIHIAERDTQRAKNPKPMNVFWNTWSVEGFISEGLQPAELGWGTHENWMPKNAKKHKKGCKAAIYLEQPGANTRVRTWCPTPGPQYGFLVTHNESISIADYFTVEKDGEVAYRPTCHYAYHPANDAVLSLHEMFGNGGKQQPVLHVLDENELVDGVDELGVLLYGHDKNAYWYGSRLSLEETRRIAPYQNATGLQVTSAVLAGMVWALENPKAGIVEADEIDYKRCLEVQMPYLGPVEGHYTDWTPLEGRPGLFPEDLDEKDPWQFRNILVR, from the coding sequence ATGACTGAGACATCCTATCCGGTTTACGGCGAGATCACCGGCCCGATCGTCATGATCGGCTTTGGTTCGATCGGCCGTGGCACCCTGCCGCTGATCGAACGCCACTTCAAGTTCGACAAGAGCCGGATGGTCGTCATCGACCCCCGCAACGACGATGCGGAACTGCTGGCCAAGCATGGCATCAAGCATATCCAGGCGCATGTCACCAAGGAAAACTACAAGGAACTGCTCAAGCCGCTTCTCAAGGCCGGCAAGGGTCAGGGCTTCTGCGTCAACCTCTCGGTCGACACCGGGTCGCTCGACCTGATGAAGATGTGCCGCAAGCTCGACGTGCTTTACATCGACACGGTCGTCGAGCCTTGGCTCGGCTTCTATTTCGATAAGAACATGAAGAACTCGGAGCGCACCAACTACGCGCTGCGTGAAACCGTTCGTGCCGAAATCAAGAAGAACCCGGGCGGCACCACCGCCGTCTCCACCTGCGGTGCCAACCCGGGCATGGTCTCCTGGTTCGTCAAGCAGGCGCTGGTCAACGTCGCCAACGAACTCGGCGTCAAGTTCGACGAGCCGGCTCAGGACGACCGCGAAGGCTGGGCCAAGCTGATGAAGAAGGTCGGAGTCAAGGGCATCCACATTGCCGAACGCGACACCCAGCGCGCCAAGAACCCGAAGCCGATGAACGTCTTCTGGAACACCTGGTCGGTCGAAGGTTTCATCTCCGAAGGTCTGCAGCCGGCTGAACTCGGCTGGGGCACCCACGAAAACTGGATGCCGAAGAACGCCAAGAAGCACAAGAAGGGCTGCAAGGCAGCGATCTATCTCGAGCAGCCGGGTGCAAACACCCGCGTCCGCACCTGGTGCCCAACGCCTGGCCCGCAATACGGCTTCCTCGTCACCCACAACGAGTCGATCTCGATCGCCGACTACTTCACCGTCGAGAAGGACGGCGAAGTCGCCTACCGTCCGACCTGCCACTACGCCTATCACCCGGCCAATGACGCGGTTCTGTCGCTGCACGAAATGTTCGGCAATGGCGGCAAGCAGCAGCCGGTCCTGCACGTTCTCGACGAGAACGAACTGGTCGACGGCGTCGACGAACTCGGCGTGCTGCTCTATGGCCACGACAAGAATGCCTACTGGTATGGTTCGCGCCTGTCGCTGGAAGAAACCCGCCGCATCGCGCCTTACCAGAACGCCACCGGCCTGCAGGTAACCTCTGCCGTTCTCGCCGGCATGGTCTGGGCACTGGAAAACCCGAAGGCCGGCATCGTCGAAGCCGACGAGATCGACTACAAGCGCTGCCTCGAAGTGCAGATGCCGTATCTCGGCCCGGTTGAAGGTCACTACACCGACTGGACCCCGCTCGAAGGCCGTCCGGGCCTCTTCCCGGAAGACCTCGACGAAAAGGATCCGTGGCAGTTCCGGAACATTCTGGTTCGTTGA
- a CDS encoding type II toxin-antitoxin system HicB family antitoxin has protein sequence MNHYVAIVHKDAESAYGISFPDLPSVFSAADDEDDIVGNAIEALRLWAQDENLPDPASHADILAREDVRRELRDGAFLIRVPLIEDDTRTVRANITLEAGTLAAIDIAAKQRGLTRSAFIASCARKEIERSA, from the coding sequence ATGAATCACTATGTCGCCATCGTCCACAAGGATGCGGAAAGCGCCTATGGGATCAGCTTTCCGGATCTACCATCCGTGTTTTCGGCAGCCGACGACGAAGATGACATCGTTGGCAATGCCATCGAAGCCCTGCGCCTCTGGGCTCAAGACGAAAATCTGCCAGATCCAGCCTCCCACGCGGATATCCTGGCCAGAGAAGATGTGCGCCGTGAACTGAGGGACGGCGCATTTCTGATCCGGGTGCCTCTGATCGAGGACGACACCAGAACCGTACGCGCCAATATCACGCTGGAGGCAGGAACGCTGGCAGCAATCGATATCGCGGCGAAGCAACGCGGATTGACGCGTTCCGCGTTCATCGCGAGTTGCGCCCGAAAGGAAATAGAACGCTCAGCCTGA
- a CDS encoding type II toxin-antitoxin system HicA family toxin — translation METDSRKIIQRLKAEGYELVSISGSHHKLRKNGKSVIVPHPKKQLPLGTARAIAKQAGWI, via the coding sequence ATGGAGACGGATTCACGCAAGATCATCCAGCGTCTCAAGGCCGAGGGCTACGAACTCGTATCGATATCCGGTTCTCATCACAAACTCCGCAAGAACGGCAAGAGCGTGATCGTGCCGCACCCGAAGAAACAGCTGCCACTCGGCACCGCGCGCGCAATCGCCAAACAGGCAGGATGGATCTAG
- a CDS encoding sigma-54-dependent transcriptional regulator, translating to MTAHILVIDEDPTQRRTLKFAIEAQGHIAHLAETPHAGIEILRRNRDAINVVLVDASSGSGLPETLLSTLSDINPTIPAIVLTADGATETALAAVRGGAFDFLVKPFAPERLMGAVQAALKIHHSSLQGKAPRRARSGAVSFSDVVSVSAAMSRVVELGRRAAQSAIPVMLEGEAGVGKELIARAIHAASDRASRPFVLINCNAAAPSQIEEALFGSERGVAADGEITPGKISDADGGSLFIEEISELSAPAQIRLLELVQSGELDGGASRKSRKVNVRLILSTNKDLIEEVKAGRFREDLYYRLNVFPITIAALRRRKEDIPHLVRAFVERFSLEQRLVKTLQIDSSAIALLTAFDWPGNTRQLENAIFRAVVLAESSVLGESDFPHIASQVSTTRSAGPSHDVPSGLNEPTTMARVQAALAERTASFAAPPQPTSQSVASGAPGNVIISTDEAGNVRKLAEIEEELIRFALKFYRGQMSQVARKLGIGRSTLYRKLKDYGIDPDDPQKHAA from the coding sequence TTGACCGCACATATCCTAGTTATCGATGAGGATCCGACGCAACGTCGGACATTGAAGTTCGCGATCGAGGCGCAAGGGCATATTGCTCACCTGGCCGAGACGCCGCATGCCGGGATTGAAATCCTGCGGCGCAACCGCGATGCGATCAATGTCGTCCTGGTGGATGCCTCTTCCGGCAGCGGGTTACCGGAAACGCTTCTGTCCACGCTCTCAGACATCAACCCGACCATACCGGCGATCGTCCTGACTGCCGATGGTGCAACCGAAACAGCGCTTGCTGCGGTCCGCGGCGGAGCTTTTGACTTTCTGGTCAAGCCGTTTGCGCCGGAGCGCCTGATGGGGGCCGTGCAGGCGGCACTGAAGATCCATCACAGCAGCCTGCAGGGCAAGGCACCGCGCCGGGCCCGCAGCGGAGCCGTCAGCTTTTCCGATGTCGTGTCGGTCAGCGCGGCAATGTCGCGTGTTGTCGAGCTTGGGCGCAGAGCGGCGCAATCTGCCATTCCGGTCATGCTCGAAGGCGAGGCGGGTGTCGGCAAGGAATTGATCGCGCGGGCCATTCATGCGGCGAGCGATCGCGCTTCCAGGCCTTTCGTCCTGATCAATTGCAACGCCGCCGCACCGAGCCAGATCGAAGAGGCGCTGTTTGGCAGCGAGCGCGGCGTTGCGGCCGATGGCGAAATCACACCCGGCAAGATTTCCGATGCGGATGGCGGATCTCTTTTCATTGAGGAAATCAGCGAGTTGTCGGCACCGGCGCAAATCCGGCTGCTCGAACTCGTGCAGTCCGGTGAGCTGGATGGCGGCGCCTCGCGCAAATCGCGCAAGGTCAATGTCCGGTTGATCCTGTCGACCAACAAGGATCTGATCGAGGAAGTGAAGGCGGGCCGGTTCCGCGAGGATCTGTATTACCGTCTGAACGTCTTTCCGATCACGATTGCCGCGCTGCGCCGACGCAAGGAGGACATTCCCCACCTGGTGCGGGCTTTTGTCGAACGCTTCTCGCTCGAGCAGCGGCTGGTCAAGACCTTGCAGATCGACTCATCAGCCATTGCGCTGCTCACCGCATTCGATTGGCCGGGTAACACGCGCCAGCTCGAAAACGCGATCTTCCGGGCCGTCGTGCTTGCGGAAAGCAGCGTGCTTGGCGAATCAGATTTTCCGCATATAGCCTCGCAGGTCTCCACGACCCGCAGCGCCGGACCCAGTCACGACGTGCCGTCGGGCCTGAACGAGCCGACCACGATGGCGCGGGTGCAGGCGGCGCTGGCCGAACGCACGGCCAGTTTTGCGGCGCCGCCACAGCCGACGTCTCAGTCGGTCGCTTCCGGCGCTCCGGGCAATGTCATCATCAGCACCGACGAGGCCGGGAACGTTCGAAAACTCGCTGAAATTGAAGAGGAATTGATCCGTTTCGCGCTGAAATTCTACCGTGGGCAGATGAGTCAGGTGGCACGCAAACTGGGTATCGGCCGCTCGACGCTTTACCGCAAACTCAAGGATTACGGCATCGATCCGGACGACCCGCAAAAGCATGCAGCCTGA
- a CDS encoding M3 family oligoendopeptidase translates to MSPSTTTSAAATPVQTSTLGDLPTWKLEDLYPSQTAPEFLGAVEKAASDALAFEVKWKGKLATALETVGPESVAVALQELDALEDLIGRIGSYAGLTYYSDMTNPDNGKFFGDIQARLTDLSARLLFFPLELNRLSDEAVDAAIARDPALAHFKPWIVDLRKDKPFQLDDRIEQLFLEKSQTGAAAFNRLFDETLASLRFKIDGQEMPLEPTLTMLQDADPARRALAAEALSKTFKDNIRVFVLVTNTLAKDKEISDRWRGFDDIADSRHLANRVEREVVDALAAAVQEAYPRLSHRYYKMKAKWLGMDQMNFWDRNAPLPETSDRLIPWDEAKDMVLSAYDGFAPEMAEIAGRFFDGGWIDAPARPGKAPGAFAHPTVPSAHPYVLLNYLGKPRDVMTLAHELGHGVHQVLAGEQGAMMSQTPLTLAETASVFGEMLTFRALLDKTTDRRERKAMLAQKVEDMINTVVRQIAFYQFERKIHAARKEGELTAERIGELWLSVQEESLGPAIRISEGYETLWAYIPHFIHSPFYVYAYAFGDCLVNSLYAVYQNAEDGFQQKYFELLKAGGTKHHSELLAPFGLDATDPSFWAKGLSMIEGLIDELEALDKAA, encoded by the coding sequence ATGAGCCCGTCGACCACCACCTCCGCAGCGGCGACCCCCGTGCAGACCTCGACGCTTGGTGATCTGCCCACCTGGAAACTGGAGGATCTCTATCCCTCGCAGACCGCGCCCGAATTCCTCGGTGCCGTTGAAAAGGCCGCAAGCGACGCCTTGGCCTTTGAAGTCAAATGGAAGGGCAAGCTGGCAACGGCACTCGAAACGGTCGGCCCCGAAAGCGTTGCCGTCGCATTGCAGGAGCTCGATGCGCTGGAAGACCTGATCGGCCGCATCGGCTCCTATGCCGGCCTCACCTATTATTCCGACATGACCAACCCGGACAACGGCAAGTTCTTCGGTGACATTCAGGCCCGTTTGACCGATCTCTCCGCCCGATTGCTGTTTTTCCCGCTGGAACTCAACCGCCTGAGTGACGAGGCGGTCGACGCTGCCATCGCCCGCGATCCGGCTCTCGCCCATTTCAAGCCGTGGATCGTCGATCTGCGCAAGGACAAGCCGTTCCAGCTCGACGACCGCATTGAACAACTGTTCCTCGAAAAGTCGCAGACGGGCGCTGCCGCCTTCAATCGTCTCTTCGATGAAACGCTCGCGTCGCTGCGCTTCAAGATCGATGGTCAGGAAATGCCGCTCGAGCCGACCCTGACGATGCTGCAGGATGCCGATCCGGCGAGGCGCGCACTGGCAGCCGAAGCCCTGTCGAAGACGTTCAAGGACAATATCCGCGTTTTCGTCCTGGTCACCAACACCCTGGCCAAGGACAAGGAAATCTCCGATCGCTGGCGTGGCTTCGACGACATCGCCGACTCGCGCCATCTCGCCAACCGTGTCGAGCGCGAGGTGGTCGACGCATTGGCGGCAGCGGTCCAGGAAGCCTATCCGCGCCTGTCCCATCGCTACTACAAGATGAAGGCGAAGTGGCTGGGCATGGACCAGATGAATTTCTGGGACCGCAACGCCCCCCTGCCGGAAACCTCCGACCGCCTCATTCCCTGGGACGAGGCCAAGGACATGGTGCTTTCCGCCTATGACGGCTTTGCGCCGGAAATGGCCGAGATCGCAGGCCGCTTTTTCGATGGCGGCTGGATTGACGCCCCGGCCAGGCCCGGCAAGGCGCCGGGCGCCTTTGCCCATCCGACGGTACCGTCGGCGCATCCGTATGTACTCTTGAACTACCTCGGCAAGCCGCGCGACGTCATGACGCTCGCCCATGAACTCGGCCATGGCGTGCATCAGGTTCTCGCCGGCGAACAGGGCGCGATGATGTCGCAGACCCCGCTGACGCTTGCCGAAACCGCTTCCGTCTTTGGCGAGATGCTGACCTTCCGCGCCCTGCTCGACAAGACCACCGACCGCCGAGAGCGCAAGGCCATGCTGGCCCAGAAGGTCGAGGACATGATCAACACGGTCGTGCGCCAGATCGCCTTCTACCAGTTCGAGCGCAAGATCCATGCGGCCCGCAAGGAAGGCGAACTGACGGCCGAGAGGATCGGCGAGCTGTGGCTCTCGGTCCAGGAAGAAAGCCTCGGCCCGGCCATCCGCATTTCGGAAGGCTATGAAACCTTGTGGGCCTATATCCCCCACTTCATCCATTCGCCCTTCTATGTCTATGCCTATGCCTTCGGCGACTGCCTGGTGAACTCGCTTTATGCCGTCTACCAGAATGCCGAAGACGGCTTCCAGCAGAAGTATTTCGAGCTTCTGAAGGCCGGCGGAACCAAGCATCACTCCGAACTGCTGGCGCCATTCGGCCTTGATGCCACCGATCCGTCGTTCTGGGCCAAGGGTCTGTCGATGATAGAAGGGCTGATCGACGAGCTGGAAGCGCTTGATAAGGCAGCCTGA